ATACAAAGGaaggaaagaaatctggaattagAAGCAAACTGCCGACCTTAGCTTCAttcaagaaacaaaacaaaactctcCCACTATTCAGGATTTTTAGGGAGATCTATCTTACTTGGCCAACATTCAAGCTAGTTTATGTTTCCTTGGATTCAAAGACTGCAGACTCAACACCaaaacatttcattttcttccttCAACATAAGATTAAACAGCACTTTATGTACAAAACTCGGTGAGCAGAGAGGAAACAACAAGAAAAGTGCAGCagcttttatttttaaaatttcagcaTAGATATATTCGTGTGTGAGAACTCAAACAAACTCTACACATTTGACAGCCCAAACTGAATGTAATTCGCACAAGACAACAAGCCACCACCTGATCTACTTGCTTTACAATGCAACAAAAGGCACGGAACAACATTATCGCAGCAAGTGGACAGCAACAAAGAAAGAATAGGCAGCGAGCTCTTTATACCTTAGGAAGCTGGAAATTGACATGATTAATCAAACTTCAATCAAATGCTGAAGTTTAATGCAAACAAATACTAGCTAAAGGAGCTAGGCAGAATGTAGACATGCAACTGATGAAGCGTCTGCAATTTCTGGTGCCTCTAAATTTTAGCAAACTCATGCAACAAATACCAAGACCCCAAACCAGAAGAACCTTATCCGTATGTTGGACTTTGGAACAAAGGGGagagggaaaaataaaatgacacCATATAAACATTTCTAAAACTTCAACCCAAATCTCCAAGAATACAAACCCCAAATCCTAGAATGAACGCAGAATGCATGATTCATGCTCTCCCAATTTCATGGCCAAAGGCTTTTGACTGTACGCTCCTCAAGAAGCTCTTCAAAACACAGACCTACCCAAGAAATGATTCAATGCAGTTCCCCATTTGCCCCAAGGCCAGCAATGAGAGAAAGTGACGTGAAGAAGAGAGGAGGCATCCAACAAACGCTCTCGGACTCACAATGCAAAAATGTAGCGTGAACTGGTTACTCAAGCATGCAGAATCGAAAACCAGAAATTCTAACccatttccaaaccaagaaaaccATGATATCTAAGCCTTTCATTGCTAAAACCCATCACCAACATTGCAAAACCGTAAAAGAAACGGCAACCAGGGAAACATTAAGGAACCAGACCCAACGAAAACTATAAAGCTGAAAGCTTATTgcaattttttggtttttgttcatTCAAACGCATAAAGATCGTTCATAAACATTAGACGGACAGCTTCATGAAACTCATCATACAATCCTACATAGAAAACTCTAACGGCTGTCCCTAAAATCCAGCCAATACTCATGGATTCATCCATCCCAACCAGATTTCGCAGACAGGGTTCATAAAGGGAAACGACACAAGCGTAAAGACAAAAACTTTTAGCATTCTATCATAGTCAACAGTTTATAAATGGCTCCAGAGTAGAAAAAACATCACCTTTAGCTTTTGATCAAAGCTTGATTCAGAAGATGAAATCTTTGCTCAGTAGAATCGTCCTTTCCTGGTTTTTGCCATTTTCCTTCTGTCCGGCAGCCGCTTATCCTTGTTTTCTCCCTTCGGTTTCAGCCAAATACCCCCTTCGAAACCTTCCTCCTTTGCTGGTGTTGCTTCGTTCCTCCGTCGTCACTTTCCgcttccttttcccttttcgCCTTGCTTCACTTAGCTATCCCGCCGCCCCTTTCTCCTCTCAACCCTCTTTTTAGCCGTCACGTCTCTCCTCATTCCCAACCCTATCTCTCTCGGCTTCctccccctttttctttttctcccttCTCCCAAAACTCTCTCCCTTGCGgcttctgatttttcttttagtttgcaGCCGCCCACTCTCCCCTCCTTTGCAGCTGCCTTctccttttctatttatatgggaatcCCTAGCCCTAAACAACTCAGCAACTTCCtctgtatttgcagctaagggctgCCTGGTCCtctgtttgcaagctgcggcaatacgcagcttgcatgccgcatttctgtttttttttttttgagattaattaaaacaatattgataataataaaaataaataacaaaataatttaattaaccttggataaaacaaataaactagaaacaacaaagtataaaatccaattctttttcatttttcattttttatgaattttctttttttcctctttttccatgatttttccttttttcatgatttttccttttttttcattttttcatgattttctacgctaaaacttaaaaagcaaaaactaaaaaaactaaaaagtgaataaaactaaaataaaataaaataacacctaaaaggcaaaacaaacaataatgaacaaatgcaaaccatctaaaacaaaatcatgaaattaacaaaaatcaatagacaagaattatcactaaaacgaagcatataaattatttcaaaatttggtgtctacaactgtACTGATTGGAATGCAAAACCTGGACTATTCCTTTTGTGATGCAAATGATAGTACCTTTTGCCAACTTGCAGGATACTGGTATCTTTATCCCAGGCCTATGCTACTAGCGTCTGATCCTATTTCACTGTAGTTTGTATAATGTATCAAAATAGGGGTGCTTACCATTCTATTTCTTGATCATTTGATTGTTATTCTTGGAACAAATTCTGTTTTTATTTGCCCATGTCAAACATACCAACGCCAGTATATTTCCCTTGTACAAGTTCTAAGAGATTTGATTCTCATTATGGACATCTGAGATCAATAAAACCTATGAAAAGGTCTTCGTCCCTTGGGTTACATTCTTGATAAGTCCTTATTTGCATTCCAAAAGGAATTTATGCCCCAATTGATCAAGTGCCTCTGATCTTTTGCATTACTATTTCTCAGAGGCTGTTTTAAGTGTGATGCTTCAAGTATCTTGAGCTCAAAAAAGTTGATTTCAGTACCTGGTGGATTGCAAAGTCAACTGTAAGAGAGAATGCATATACACTTGCTTGCTACAGTGAGGTTCGAAGTACTCAAACAAAGAGAATATACAGCAGGTGATAAGAACGATAATGTCCAGTGATTCATGCAAGGGCCTGGTGCAGTTGTTGAAGGAGATGCTACGAGATCCCCTCTGGTGTCTGAAACCTGCTTGGCATAATTCAAGTTGAATTGGGCTGTTGGATTTTGCTTCAGGGGTTGTAGTGATCTACGTTTAGTGATCATCTTGCATTCTTAAACTGTATGCTCTTGTATTTCTCATAACTGAACCACAGATGAAGGGTGTACTAGAAATCGTCAACATGATCCTATAGTAAGTGAAACCGTGAACAACATAGTGCAGCTATCCTATCCTACATGCAGGACTTTCAAGATAGCTAGTAAGGATCTGAATGTGAAGTTAGTAACCAATGTGAAACATTTTCTAGAGTCATTGGAGAGTAATACAGGACATGAGCTTATCCATCTGGTTTTTAAGAAGGCCAAGGAGCAAAAGAGCAACTCTCAAGCAACATTGATGAAACCTCCTCCTTCCTTGGGGTTGCTTTAAGTTTGTACTCCTATTTATTTTGTTGACAAGCTGCCCGTGTGATCACACTTCattattgaaaattttgtttgaaaaaaaaaagattgtaaAGGTTTATACTAAAATGATCACTGCTTTTAGGTGGATCCCATTTGCATGTACATATTCATGGAAATGTTGTAAAATCGAGTAAGATTGAATAGTGAAGTTAATTAACAATAATTGACAAAAAAAGTTTGGCGCCTAATTCCACCAACATAATGGGAGTCCTAATGCATGTCAATTGAAAATTGTACTAATTGGTAAGTATGTTGGTGTTATACTTTGTGGATTTTGAATGGAAAAACATTAAAATTTAGTGGATAGAATAACGTGGCATGTGATATTTGATCATATTCCTAAATGTAACATACGTTTCTAGTTTCAATAAAACTGTCTTccatcataaaaattatttaactaTTACCAAACTCCTAGCTGTGAGACCCCGGTTAGTCCTTCATTTTGATATTATGGGTATTAAAGAGCATTAACTGTTATTTTGTACTAATGAtatagaaaaccctaatttgggttATGACTAAAACtttagtttttgtattaatcataAGTTTGAGTTGTAATTCATGTtaggtattctagtgtgtgttttggtacaggtaaatataggatttgatttattttacAAAGGGTAAGTAAGTTTAAAAAtgttagaaaaccctaaatgagcAAAACCTCTACTGTTATAATCTATTAAAagttttaagttgggtttaaaaccctaattttgcctatGACAAGAAGGTTGTTGTTTCGTTACTTTTATGTGAGATAAGGTATGATTAAGTATATGTGGTTAAGATAGGAGGGTGATTAGTAAAGCAATTAAGTGCGATTACATAttttggactagattaagtttgtaatctatggagttaattgaaagcttTTCATATATTTATGGGCAAGagtgtaagaaagagaaagtgatgTTGTAGGGGCTAAGGagcaaaattcaaacttttgtgTGATTGGTTGTAGTAGAAAATATCTCTTATGAGTTTTGACTTATATGTATCATAGGAAATTGTAAGATAACCAtaaggtttaaaacaaaacaaaaataaagagaaaaagagagagagagccgagattgAAGCTTGAAGAGGAGaacaaatttcttccaagttcaTTCAAGTTTAGCTATCCATCTTGATCTTGGAGGTTAGGGCAACAACTTTGGTACTTGATTGTTGTAGTTTCATCACTTACAAAGCTTACTTGAAGGTAAATCATCTCACTTGGAAGTTGGTTTTTGGGTGAATGAATCTTGAAGCCATGAAAGTGATTCTCCTGTTGTGATTGTACACTTTTATGGTTTATATGGTAAATATTGAGTAGTTTAATGGTTTATTTTAGTGGTTTATTGCTGTATAAATTTCGGTTAAGACtatgaaaaattagggtttcttgcttcatggttctttaagttgatttggttgggAGTTTGACTTGTAAATAGAATATTTGGTGTGATAAGTTCACTTATACGGCTGATTCTTAGCAAAATCAGATTTGGCCATGAAACCCTAGCTTAAGGGGGAGTTAGTTTGGCTTAGCTAGGGCTTAGATGGTTAGGGTGTGCTTGGTTAGGCTTGGAGGTTAGTTGAACTTGTAAGATTAAAAGTATAGAATATGGTTAGTGTTTGTCAGATTTTGAGGTTAGGTTGAGAAAGGAATTTCGGGTCTCTTGTGGAGCAATTAGGAGCTAGTAGATGTATGTTTATTTGGTATGATATTGGTTAGAAAACTTGCATGAGAATCATAGAAACGAATCATACGTTTGCGACTCGCGAAACCgttcaaactggaaaacagGGTAGCCCAGAACCCGAATTTTGGCTCTATTTTTCTTTGTGCTACGTATTGATTCAGGGTTtacccaaaacataaaagttatagcttcttaagtcctagttgtgcctgcaaaatttcagcacaATCCGATCAGTGTAGCTCCAATTATACCCAAAACAATGTAAGGTGTCAGAATTGCCGTCGAAGCCGGTCAGTTCTGAGTTTGAattttggacccatttttccctatgctctgtactgattcagtttttggtcaaaacacaaaagttatagccttataaatgaGATTTCCAACGCCTCTAGAATTTCTTAATTCTGATCTATGAGTCATGAGTTATGGTcgttcaaacagggcctgtttggtaacttgAATTGAAACGGCTGGGACTGTCTTGTACATTTTTGCCCTAGTTCTGTTGCGATCTGGACTATAGgcccttcatgaaagttgtaactcattctcttagctttgaaacggtgttTCATACACTTTAATCCGACATTCCTAACCTAACTTGTAGTCAAAATAGTTTGGGACGGCAAATCTGCCCGTTTCCGTTTTGCCGACCGTTTCCATTTCCGTTTCCATTTGCCGTTTCCGCGCCCGCGTGTGTCCGTTTTGCAATTTTACTTGATTTATGCCTCTTAGTAGTCGTTTGTGAAATAATATGGTGCAATCTTCTATTCTAGACGGTGGTGAGTTAGACGGAgccagtggggcctactagctatcaTTCGCGACGTGATTTTCGCACTTTTGCTATCCTTGTTTtgtgtgtaagtattcaggctgTTTTTATGTataagttgcttatgtgttttgaggtgaataaaagggtacttaggcgagggtgtactttatcacacttgacctaaaccctaatttacatatatatttgtacatgacatgtGTATATGAACTGTGTTGGgactgaaccccttgagcttgtagttcGGGGCGACTTTTGTGAATTTGTGAACTATGATAAaattggggcccgatctcaagacttagacggactattcgagccggccgggTCTTGGTCaaagtcagtccaacctagtcttgagGTCACAAGtttgtggaccaagtttgtttTCGTTTTGATTGCTCGAGCCATTTTATGTGATTGattggccagtgagggtgataagttgtacggtgggagtacaagtggagttctacggaccctaatttgtggtcgacggagtgtcgacaggaggttaCTCATGGCAcacgatttggctttggagccaacctgtatccttaactTGTGTTGTTACTTTTGTACTCTTGATTTGACATCACTGTGACGTAATTGTTCGTCTTattgtgaaatttatgcttttacCCCTATTTATTTACTAAGTTTCTAACTTACCCTTTTCCTTTGTTGTCCTTatcaggggacgacgcggggatcCTTTTGGCACTATCACTAGTATAGATAGTTTCAGGTtgtcatagttggacaattaagatgtttcttcttgttttggtgaTCTACATAAGAACCCTTCTTCGGGTTTACTTTCTGCTTTTGGTTATTACCATAGGATAATGTAGTAGTCTAAATATCTACTTTTGAGGatataaatagaactcttttggaatgtatatattgtgaatagtactcttttgattTAAATAGTTTCATTGCTTTGCGTTTTCGAGTCCTGACGCGAGTTAGATAGACGGTCCGCTAaatcctttggtacgcctctgaGTGCGGTGGAATCGTCACACTAGTCAGCAAAGTATTGAAAGCCAAGTATTTTCCAAAGGAATCAATTTTTACTTGTAAAGTTCAGGGTAATACATCTTGGTTTTGGAAAGGACTGATGGAAGTCAGAGGGATCGTGGAAAAAGGAGTAAGGAGGAGAATTGGCAATGGGAGAGGCACAAACATATGGGAGCATGAATGGATACCAGTTTCTCCATCAGGTCAGCCTACAACTCCAAGACCCCCAAATTGTGAGGTTGTATTTGTACAGCAGCTAATCAACCAAAGTAGATGGAACACAAATGCAATATTCAGATTGTTCAACAAGAATGATGCAGAGAGGATTCTCAATATTCCAATTAGTTTTGCAGGTAGAGCAGATTCCAATTACTGCAAACAAAGTGAAAGAGGCGAGTATACAGTGAGATCTGGCTACAAAAGGTTCTTAGATGAGAGATTAGGCAGCAACAAAGGACAGGAACCTGTTGGAACTAGTTTTGATGTAGGCAGTAATCAAATCAAGCAAATTTGGAATACACTGTGGAAGCTCAACATCAAACACAAAGTTAAGGTGTTTTTCTGGAAGTGTGTTAATGGAGCGTTACCAGTCACAGAGACAATCCACAGGAAAGTTGCAATTGGGGATCCAGTGTGCAAGGGATGCGAAGAGGAGCCAGAAACGATAGAACACACACTTTTGCAATGTCCCCTAGCAAACGATGTCTGGAAAGTAGCTCCAGTAATGTGGGATGGAGCAAAAAAACTAGAGGTGCAACTTCACAAGGTGGTGGAGCAGGATCACAGAAGCTAGAACAAGTCAAGAGGGTAACAGTCATATTGGACTGCAAACATTTTATGGCACATTTGGAAAGAGAGGAATAAGAGGGAATTTGAGAACCAAGGTAGACACCAACCGTGCTGTGTTATTCAAAAAGCACATAAAAAATGGCTGGAGATGGAGGAAGTAAATAGGAAGGAAACTGATCAGAATACAACAAAAACAATGCCAGACCTGGAGGGGGAACATGAGGTACAAGAGGACCAGGATTTGATAAGGCCGAGAGTGACAATAACGAGTTTATTGAGACCTGTTTTGTTGGGTATTGGAGTTGCTATCAACACAATGTCACGTGATGCAACAGAATTTTGGGCATTAAAGGACAGAAGCTACAGAAACAAGAACACGGATGTAGCTTCAGCAGCCAGACTAGTCTTGTGCAAAGCGCTGGGAAGAGGATGGTGCAATATCCGAATACAACTCCAAAACAAGGAAGTGCCGAGACAAATCAAGCATGGTAAATTATCTGATGGCAAACTGAAAACGATCCTAGAGGATATATTTTGCTTAAAGTCGTTGTTTCGAATGTGCTCTTTTTGCTTAGATAGTACTGATAATAGTAACACTAATGCTAATGTTAGCTCATATGCCTTAGGCATTTTGATGGATGAGAAAGGATCTATTCCTTTGTGTTGTTGAACACAAGTTTTATAGTTTAATGAGCCGTTGCTCAAATTGTAAAGTCATCTTTTAGATCAATATAAGTAATTTaacgtttggaaaaaaaaaattacccctTCCCTCCTCCTCAAAAGGAGATAAGAATTTGTCATCTAGATTTGACATtcctgtgtttggattgtaaaaaattacactttatttacatcttatttacacacactggcttacttgcatcatcaacatatttttcaatcatctttttatctcacatacatcatatcaaaaaaatgctacagtattttttcacaaaattatttcaaataatttacaatccaaacactatGTTTGAGGATAAGTTGGAGGTTACTTGGAGTTTTAGAAATTTAATGTGCTCCACTAATGTGAACTCAACTGTTATAGGGAGAGCACTAATAAGTGCAATTTCTTGGAAGGTTTTTTTGCTTATCTGATCTACTACACAATTAATTAATCGTTAAGCACTCTAAGTCGTATTAGTATTATGTAGTTGTAGTATTTTATAAAGATACTAAGCAGAAAAGCGCCACATGGTTGGGTTCCTTAGTTAGGGAAGCGAGGCAGGGACGGTTCTTTGATCagtgtaatatttttttgaatattttataattttatgtaAACTTCTCATACATCTTTATAATATGAGATGTGATATTTTGTTACTGTTCATGTGGGTGTCATATGTAATAATTGTGTTTCTAtcattaaattttataaatagtTCACATAGAATTACatattgtttaaaaaaatgttataTCATTCATAAAGAATGGGTTTGTTAGCTAGGGCAGTGGGATAGGGACGGTTCCTAAACAGCATAACTATTCGTGTGAGTTCCATATATAATAATTATGtttatattgttaagtttgatgAATAGTTCACGTAGAATTATACATAACAGTCGTTACTGATGACAACAGTTCGTGCCTTTGCTCCGTTAGTTAGGTTAGGTTAGCAAGTCATAGTCAGCCCTGCTATTCATTCCCTTGTCTGGGCTAGAGCTGAGCAGAGCAGATAAATTGCCGCCAATTGACGTTGGAATTCTGGAAGGCCAAAATGGTAAATAAAACCTCCGCTCGTACAGGCCGGCCGGGCTTCGGCGGGCTTCAGATTTTTAGTacccaccccaaaaaaataaaataaaataaaataaaaaagggagTTGGCGCTTTCATTCGAACTTTCAAAATCCCTCCTTTCATTCCCAGATCTCCTTTTCTAATTCCGCCAAAATCCCTATTTCTCTTTTTCCCCTTCTTCTTAacggctctctctttctctctcgcATACTCGCACATTAGTAGTAGTAGCAGCAGCAGAAGAAGAATGGGAATGGAGTTGCTGCCCTCAACAAATCAAGCGTCCGAAGCAGCTGCTGCCGCTGCCGCTGCCGGTGGTAGTGGTGGTGGATCTCAACACATTTATTGCCGTAAACAGAAATCTCTCGGCCTCTTATGTTCCaagtactactactactactactaccttttcttcttcttcttctttcttcactATTCATGTCCCTGCCCAATTTTCATTTCTATTACAGCATAGTACTATCAATTTTCGTGTTTCATTTTTTACAGACTAAAAATGTCTGATACATGTATCTTGAATGCAATAATGCAGTTTCTTAAGATTATACGATAGGGAAGGTGTCGAGACCATAGGGCTTGACGACGCCGCTGCTCGTTTGGGTAGGTACCCCTTGCTtctcttctccaattttcacTTACTTCCTtcgccattttccttttttttatgtttgttaATTTTCCCCTGCACGTGAATTAGTAGCAGTAAAAGATGTTCCTTATTGGATTCTTctaattttctatattttttattCTCTCGGTTAAAATTAATGCTACTACTATGATGTTAGGGGTTGAGAGGCGGCGGATCTATGACATAGTCAATGTCTTGGAGAGCGTTGGTGTAagactctctctttctttcttttttccctctttttttttttagatttataGTATtactatatttttatatttcagTCTAGGCCTTCTAAAATTAAATGAATTGGGCCAAAAAAACCTGACCTTGCTGTCTTGGAATTTTCATCGGCTCAGGTTCTTGCTAGGAAGGCCAAAAATCGCTATACATGGAAAGGTTTTGGCGCAATTCCTTCTGCCTTGCAACTTCTTAAGGTTGGTTGGTT
The Coffea arabica cultivar ET-39 chromosome 6c, Coffea Arabica ET-39 HiFi, whole genome shotgun sequence genome window above contains:
- the LOC140008700 gene encoding uncharacterized protein, with protein sequence MEVRGIVEKGVRRRIGNGRGTNIWEHEWIPVSPSGQPTTPRPPNCEVVFVQQLINQSRWNTNAIFRLFNKNDAERILNIPISFAGRADSNYCKQSERGEYTVRSGYKRFLDERLGSNKGQEPVGTSFDVGSNQIKQIWNTLWKLNIKHKVKVFFWKCVNGALPVTETIHRKVAIGDPVCKGCEEEPETIEHTLLQCPLANDVWKVAPVMWDGAKKLEVQLHKVVEQDHRS